Proteins found in one Streptococcus iniae genomic segment:
- the lpdA gene encoding dihydrolipoyl dehydrogenase gives MAVEIIMPKLGVDMQEGEIIEWKKQEGDTVNEGDILLEIMSDKTNMEIEAEDAGVLLKIVRQAGEAVPVTEVIGYIGAEGEVVEDGSAPASTEKATAELEAAGLEVPKAPAQEVAASADKAPLADNEFDIVVVGGGPAGYYAAIRGAQLGGKIAIVEKSEFGGTCLNVGCIPTKTYLKNAEILDGLKIAAGRGINLASTNYTIDMDKTVDFKNSVVKTLTGGVQGLLKANKVTIFNGLGQVNPDKTVTIGSQTIKGRNVILATGSKVSRINIPGIDSKLVLTSDDILDLREMPKSLVVMGGGVVGIELGLVWASYGVDVTVVEMADRIIPAMDKEISLELQKILSKKGMKIKTSVGVSEIVEANNQLTLKLNNGEELVAEKALLSIGRVPQMNGLENLNLEMDRNRIKVDDYQETSIPGIYAPGDVNGTKMLAHAAYRMGEVAAENAMHGKVRKANLEFTPAAVYTHPEVAMVGMTEEDARAKYGDVLIGRNSFTGNGRAIASNEAHGFVKVIADAKFHEILGVHIIGPAAAEMINEAATIMESELTVDELLLSIHGHPTFSEVMYEAFADVLGEAIHNPPKRK, from the coding sequence ATGGCTGTTGAAATTATTATGCCAAAACTTGGTGTTGACATGCAAGAAGGTGAAATCATCGAGTGGAAAAAACAAGAAGGCGACACTGTCAATGAAGGGGATATCCTTCTTGAAATCATGTCTGATAAAACAAACATGGAAATTGAAGCAGAAGATGCTGGTGTTTTATTAAAAATCGTTCGTCAAGCTGGCGAAGCAGTTCCTGTAACAGAAGTTATTGGATACATTGGTGCAGAAGGCGAGGTTGTTGAAGATGGTTCAGCACCAGCGTCAACTGAAAAAGCAACAGCTGAACTTGAAGCAGCTGGTTTAGAAGTTCCTAAAGCGCCTGCACAAGAAGTTGCAGCAAGTGCTGACAAAGCACCTCTAGCAGATAACGAATTTGATATTGTTGTTGTCGGTGGTGGCCCTGCTGGTTATTATGCTGCCATTCGTGGTGCTCAACTTGGAGGAAAAATTGCCATTGTTGAGAAATCTGAATTTGGTGGAACATGTTTGAATGTTGGATGTATTCCAACTAAAACATACCTTAAAAACGCTGAAATCCTTGATGGTTTGAAAATTGCAGCAGGTCGTGGAATCAACTTAGCTTCAACCAACTATACTATCGACATGGATAAAACTGTTGATTTCAAAAACTCTGTTGTTAAAACATTAACTGGTGGTGTTCAAGGGCTACTTAAAGCTAATAAAGTGACAATCTTTAATGGCTTAGGTCAAGTGAACCCTGATAAAACTGTTACAATCGGCTCTCAAACGATTAAAGGTCGTAATGTTATTCTTGCGACAGGTTCAAAAGTATCACGCATCAACATTCCAGGAATTGATTCAAAACTTGTTTTGACATCTGATGATATCCTTGACTTGCGTGAAATGCCAAAATCACTTGTTGTTATGGGTGGTGGTGTTGTTGGTATCGAACTTGGACTTGTTTGGGCATCATACGGTGTTGATGTTACTGTAGTTGAGATGGCAGACCGTATTATTCCTGCTATGGATAAAGAAATCTCACTAGAACTTCAAAAAATCCTTTCTAAAAAAGGTATGAAAATCAAAACATCAGTTGGTGTTTCTGAGATTGTTGAAGCAAATAACCAATTAACATTAAAATTGAACAATGGTGAAGAATTAGTTGCTGAAAAAGCGCTTCTGTCAATTGGACGTGTTCCACAAATGAATGGTCTTGAAAATCTTAACCTTGAAATGGATCGCAACCGTATCAAAGTTGATGACTATCAAGAAACATCAATCCCTGGTATCTATGCCCCAGGTGATGTCAACGGCACTAAAATGCTTGCACATGCTGCTTATCGTATGGGTGAAGTTGCAGCTGAAAATGCAATGCATGGTAAAGTTCGTAAAGCTAATCTTGAATTCACACCGGCTGCAGTATACACTCATCCAGAGGTAGCAATGGTTGGTATGACTGAAGAAGATGCTCGTGCTAAATATGGTGATGTTCTAATTGGACGTAACAGCTTTACAGGTAATGGCCGTGCGATTGCTTCAAATGAAGCACATGGTTTTGTTAAAGTTATTGCGGATGCTAAATTCCATGAAATCCTTGGTGTACACATCATTGGTCCTGCAGCTGCAGAAATGATCAATGAAGCTGCGACAATTATGGAATCAGAATTGACAGTGGATGAATTGTTACTTTCAATTCATGGTCACCCAACCTTCTCAGAAGTCATGTATGAAGCATTTGCTGACGTATTAGGTGAAGCTATCCATAACCCACCAAAAAGAAAATAA
- a CDS encoding lipoate--protein ligase → MKYIVNKSNNPAYNIALEAYAFKELVSEDEIFILWINEPAIIIGKHQNTIQEINKEYIDQHGIHVVRRLSGGGAVYHDLNNLNYTIISNKSEEGAFDFKTFSQPVIETLADLGVKAEFTGRNDLEIDGKKFCGNAQAYHKGRMMHHGCLLFDVDMSVLGDALKVSKDKIESKGIKSVRARVTNILNELPEKITVNEFSEKILEKMKETYPDMTEYVLSEDELAKIQESADNQFGTWDWTYGKAPEYTIERNVRYAAGKINTFANIENSVIKGLKIYGDFFGIKDVQDIEALLIGSRYEYKDILEKLQTIDIAQYFSRMTVEEVAKAIVA, encoded by the coding sequence ATGAAATACATTGTTAATAAGAGTAATAACCCTGCTTACAATATTGCCTTAGAAGCTTATGCCTTTAAAGAACTTGTCTCTGAAGACGAAATTTTTATTTTGTGGATTAACGAACCTGCAATTATTATTGGGAAACACCAAAATACCATTCAAGAGATTAATAAAGAATACATTGATCAACACGGTATTCATGTCGTGCGTCGTTTGTCAGGTGGTGGTGCTGTTTACCATGATTTAAATAATCTTAACTATACTATTATTTCAAATAAGTCTGAAGAAGGAGCATTCGATTTCAAGACTTTTTCACAACCAGTTATTGAAACTTTAGCTGATTTAGGGGTTAAAGCTGAATTTACTGGTCGAAATGACTTAGAGATTGATGGTAAAAAATTCTGTGGCAATGCACAAGCTTATCATAAAGGTCGCATGATGCACCATGGCTGTCTCTTGTTTGATGTTGACATGTCTGTTCTTGGAGATGCCTTAAAAGTAAGCAAGGACAAGATTGAGTCTAAAGGGATTAAATCTGTTCGTGCCCGTGTAACAAATATTTTAAATGAATTACCAGAAAAAATAACAGTTAATGAATTTTCAGAAAAAATCCTGGAAAAAATGAAAGAGACCTACCCTGATATGACAGAATACGTCTTATCTGAAGATGAATTGGCTAAAATCCAAGAATCAGCAGATAATCAATTTGGAACTTGGGATTGGACTTACGGTAAAGCTCCAGAATATACCATTGAACGTAATGTTCGCTATGCGGCTGGTAAAATCAATACTTTCGCAAATATTGAAAATTCTGTTATTAAAGGTCTCAAAATCTATGGTGACTTCTTTGGGATTAAAGATGTTCAAGACATTGAAGCATTACTTATTGGAAGCAGATATGAATATAAAGATATTTTAGAAAAACTACAAACAATTGATATTGCACAGTATTTCTCACGAATGACAGTAGAAGAAGTTGCAAAAGCAATTGTTGCATAA
- the gatD gene encoding lipid II isoglutaminyl synthase subunit GatD, producing the protein MTYTSLQSPQDKTYSYQIRIAHLYGNLLNTYGDNGNVLMLKYVAEKLNAMVTVDIVSIGDDFKEDDYDIIFFGGGQDYEQSIVAKDLPSKKEAIANYIDKNKVILAICGGFQLLGQYYIQANGVKIDGIGVMGHYTLNQDKNRFIGDIKIHNQEFNETYFGFENHQGMTFLSDDEKPLGIIEYGNGNNDKDNTEGVHYKNVFGSYFHGPLLSRNANLAYRLVTTAITNKYGQECSLASYASILAKEVAEEYADVKSKASFDN; encoded by the coding sequence ATGACTTATACTTCACTTCAATCTCCTCAGGATAAAACTTATTCTTACCAGATCCGAATTGCCCATCTCTACGGAAACCTTCTGAACACCTATGGTGACAACGGTAATGTATTGATGTTGAAATATGTTGCTGAAAAACTCAATGCTATGGTCACTGTTGATATTGTCTCCATCGGAGACGATTTTAAGGAAGACGACTATGACATTATTTTCTTTGGCGGTGGCCAAGATTATGAACAATCCATTGTGGCTAAGGACTTGCCAAGTAAAAAAGAAGCCATTGCAAACTACATCGACAAAAACAAGGTTATTTTAGCCATTTGTGGAGGCTTCCAGCTTTTGGGTCAATATTATATTCAAGCAAATGGTGTGAAAATTGATGGTATTGGGGTTATGGGTCACTATACCCTTAATCAAGACAAGAACCGTTTTATTGGCGATATCAAAATCCATAATCAAGAATTCAATGAAACTTATTTTGGTTTTGAAAATCATCAAGGAATGACCTTCCTGTCTGATGACGAGAAACCACTTGGAATTATTGAATATGGAAATGGTAACAATGACAAGGATAATACAGAAGGTGTACACTATAAGAATGTCTTTGGTTCTTATTTCCACGGACCACTTCTTTCTAGAAATGCTAACCTAGCTTATCGACTCGTCACTACTGCAATTACAAATAAATATGGTCAGGAGTGCTCACTTGCAAGTTACGCCAGCATTTTAGCTAAAGAAGTTGCTGAAGAATATGCTGACGTCAAAAGTAAGGCCAGTTTCGACAATTAA
- the murT gene encoding lipid II isoglutaminyl synthase subunit MurT, translated as MKLKTLTGIIAGKSAQALLKSMGRGSTYPGKLALQFDKAILDTLAKDYEIVVVTGTNGKTLTTALTVGILSEAFGEVLTNPSGANMITGIVSTFLTAKKSKTGKKIAVLEIDEASLPKITQYITPSLFVFTNIFRDQMDRYGEIYTTYQMIIDGAKNAPQATIIANGDSPLFASKDLINPIHYFGFETNKHEPKLAHYNTEGILCPKCEHILQYRLNTYANLGDYTCLNCGFERPQLHYKLTELTEITNSSSAFIIDGQDYKINVGGLYNIYNALAAVSVAEFFGVTPEKIKAGFNQSRAVFGRQETFTIGDKSCTLVLIKNPVGASQALEMIKLADYPFSLSVLLNANYADGIDTSWIWDANFELINDMPITEINAGGIRHSEIARRLRVSGYDETKITENKNLEDVMAAIEQQETDHAYILATYTAMLEFRELLSNRHLVRKEMN; from the coding sequence ATGAAATTAAAGACACTAACAGGCATTATAGCCGGAAAATCTGCACAGGCCCTGCTAAAAAGCATGGGGCGAGGCTCAACCTATCCTGGAAAATTAGCTTTGCAGTTTGATAAAGCAATCTTAGATACCCTAGCAAAAGACTATGAAATCGTTGTCGTTACGGGAACAAATGGTAAAACCCTTACGACTGCTTTAACCGTTGGCATTCTATCAGAAGCTTTCGGGGAAGTTTTAACAAACCCTAGCGGTGCCAACATGATTACAGGCATTGTATCAACATTCCTCACAGCTAAAAAAAGCAAAACAGGTAAAAAAATTGCTGTGCTTGAAATTGATGAAGCTAGCCTTCCAAAAATCACTCAGTATATCACACCTAGTCTTTTTGTCTTCACAAACATTTTCCGTGACCAAATGGACAGATATGGAGAAATCTACACCACCTATCAAATGATTATTGACGGTGCTAAAAATGCACCGCAAGCAACAATTATTGCCAATGGAGATAGTCCTCTTTTTGCTTCCAAAGATTTAATCAATCCTATTCATTATTTTGGTTTTGAAACAAACAAACATGAACCAAAACTGGCCCACTACAATACCGAAGGTATCCTTTGCCCAAAATGTGAGCACATCTTACAGTATCGTCTTAACACTTATGCTAACCTAGGTGACTACACTTGTTTAAACTGTGGCTTTGAAAGACCACAATTACACTACAAATTGACGGAACTAACTGAAATCACTAATTCTAGCTCTGCTTTTATCATCGATGGACAAGATTATAAAATTAATGTTGGTGGTCTCTACAACATCTATAATGCCTTAGCAGCTGTTTCTGTTGCTGAGTTCTTTGGAGTAACACCTGAAAAAATTAAAGCAGGTTTTAATCAGAGTCGTGCTGTCTTTGGACGACAAGAAACCTTTACAATTGGAGATAAATCTTGTACTCTCGTTTTAATTAAAAACCCTGTTGGTGCTAGTCAAGCTCTTGAAATGATTAAACTCGCAGACTATCCATTTAGCCTGTCGGTACTTCTGAATGCCAATTATGCCGATGGTATTGATACCTCGTGGATTTGGGATGCTAATTTTGAACTGATCAATGACATGCCAATTACTGAAATCAATGCTGGTGGTATTCGTCATTCTGAGATTGCTAGACGCCTACGTGTATCAGGATATGATGAAACAAAAATTACTGAGAACAAAAACCTCGAAGATGTCATGGCAGCTATTGAACAACAAGAAACTGATCATGCCTACATTTTAGCTACTTACACTGCTATGCTGGAATTTCGTGAGCTTTTATCAAATAGACATCTGGTTAGAAAGGAGATGAACTAA
- the cdaA gene encoding diadenylate cyclase CdaA → MSNLSHIDAKFIMSLFDDPLVFAVHLLDILIVAYLIYRFISALAGTKIMSLVQGVVLFILLRFVAEWVGFTTITYLMNQVITYGVIAGVIIFAPEIRAGLERFGRSTHVFVQRQVQSDEEKLVEALLKSVAYMSPRKIGALIAIEQTQTLQEIINTGIPLNAEISSQLLINIFIPNTPLHDGAVVIADNKVAVASAYLPLSESMTISKEFGTRHRAAIGLSENSDAITIVVSEETGGISVTRKGQFMHDLSRSEFESVLRSYLVNHTNAKKAWYQKILGGQ, encoded by the coding sequence ATGAGTAATCTAAGTCATATTGATGCTAAATTTATCATGAGCTTATTTGATGATCCTTTGGTATTTGCTGTGCATTTATTAGATATTCTAATAGTTGCTTATTTAATTTACCGCTTCATCAGTGCTCTAGCTGGAACAAAAATCATGTCCCTGGTTCAGGGAGTCGTCCTCTTTATTTTGCTACGTTTTGTAGCTGAGTGGGTTGGCTTCACTACTATTACCTATTTGATGAATCAAGTTATCACTTACGGGGTTATTGCGGGGGTTATTATTTTTGCGCCTGAAATTCGAGCCGGTCTTGAAAGATTTGGTCGTAGCACACATGTTTTTGTGCAGCGGCAAGTTCAGAGTGATGAAGAAAAATTAGTAGAAGCCCTATTAAAATCTGTAGCATATATGAGTCCTCGTAAGATTGGGGCTTTGATTGCTATCGAACAAACGCAAACCTTGCAGGAAATTATTAACACTGGGATTCCCTTAAATGCTGAAATTTCAAGTCAACTCTTGATTAATATCTTTATACCAAATACCCCCTTACACGATGGTGCTGTGGTGATAGCAGATAATAAGGTTGCAGTTGCTTCAGCTTATTTACCGTTGTCAGAATCAATGACCATCTCAAAAGAATTTGGAACTCGCCACAGGGCAGCTATTGGTTTATCAGAGAATTCTGATGCGATTACCATTGTTGTGTCTGAGGAAACAGGTGGTATTTCTGTGACAAGAAAAGGGCAATTCATGCATGACCTTAGCCGTTCAGAATTTGAGTCAGTTCTCAGGTCTTATCTTGTTAATCATACAAATGCTAAAAAGGCTTGGTATCAGAAAATTTTGGGAGGACAATAA
- a CDS encoding CdaR family protein, translating into MKNFFVSRLWLGLVSILLAVLLFLTAASTSTNSQGFTTIETYTHSLSDVPIDLKYDSDKYFISEYSYGAQVYLTSTNRIKLDSEVNSDTRSFNIVADLTESKPGKVTVPLKVTNLPNGVAAKVTPDKISVTIGKKKTKVFSVAGSVDPKQIPRGFEIDKMTTELGKVEVTSDESKIELIDHVVAKLPEDVKLDKDYNDTVTLQAVSADGTILASAISPAKTSLSIKVKKITKTVPIRAVIVGTLDSNLSEVQPKLSKETATISGSRDVLDTISEVIAEVDISDVTKNTTKTVSLDSELVSIEPSSVVVQLTTKKKE; encoded by the coding sequence GTGAAAAATTTTTTTGTTAGTCGTCTTTGGCTTGGCTTGGTGTCAATCTTATTAGCTGTTCTCTTGTTTCTAACTGCAGCATCAACTAGCACCAACTCTCAAGGCTTTACCACAATCGAAACCTATACGCATAGCTTATCTGATGTTCCAATTGATCTCAAGTATGATAGTGATAAATATTTCATTAGTGAATACTCTTATGGAGCACAGGTTTATCTGACGTCAACCAACCGTATTAAACTAGATTCAGAAGTCAATAGTGATACGCGTAGCTTTAATATTGTAGCTGATTTAACAGAAAGTAAACCAGGTAAGGTAACCGTTCCTTTGAAGGTGACAAATTTACCTAATGGTGTAGCAGCTAAAGTGACTCCTGATAAAATTTCAGTCACAATTGGCAAAAAGAAAACAAAAGTATTTTCAGTGGCTGGCAGTGTAGACCCTAAACAAATCCCTAGGGGGTTTGAAATTGATAAAATGACGACAGAACTTGGTAAAGTGGAAGTAACTAGTGATGAATCAAAAATTGAATTGATTGATCATGTTGTTGCGAAATTGCCAGAGGATGTTAAACTAGACAAAGATTATAATGACACAGTGACCTTGCAAGCTGTTTCTGCTGATGGAACCATTTTAGCAAGTGCCATAAGCCCTGCTAAAACAAGCCTATCAATTAAAGTTAAAAAAATTACAAAGACTGTACCTATTCGAGCAGTTATTGTTGGAACACTTGATTCAAATTTGAGTGAAGTACAACCAAAACTTTCAAAAGAAACAGCAACCATTTCTGGAAGTCGAGATGTTCTGGACACAATCTCAGAAGTGATTGCAGAAGTTGATATCTCAGATGTCACTAAAAACACGACTAAAACGGTCAGCCTTGACTCAGAGCTTGTCTCGATAGAACCATCATCAGTTGTCGTTCAATTAACAACTAAAAAGAAAGAATAG
- the glmM gene encoding phosphoglucosamine mutase, with product MGKYFGTDGVRGEANVELTPELAFKLGRFGGYVLSQHETERPRVFVARDTRISGEMLESALIAGLLSVGIEVYKLGVLATPGVSYLVRTEKASAGVMISASHNPALDNGIKFFGNDGFKLADDQELEIEALLDADTDNLPRPSAEGLGTLVDYPEGLRKYEKFLVSTGLALDGMKVALDTANGAASVSARDIFLDLEAEITVIGEEPNGLNINDGIGSTHPEKLQELVIESGSDIGLAFDGDSDRLIAVDENGQIVDGDKIMFIIGKYLSEKGMLAKNTIVTTVMSNLGFHKALDEHGINKAITAVGDRYVVEEMRQSEFNLGGEQSGHVIIMDYNTTGDGQLTAIQLTKVMKETGRSLSDLASDVTIYPQKLVNIRVENSMKEKAMEVPEIAAIIGKMEEEMQGNGRILVRPSGTEPLLRVMAEAPTDEAVDYYVDTIADVVRSEIGID from the coding sequence ATGGGAAAATATTTTGGAACAGATGGCGTTCGTGGAGAAGCCAACGTTGAATTAACACCGGAGTTAGCATTTAAATTAGGCCGTTTTGGTGGCTATGTTTTAAGTCAACATGAAACAGAAAGACCCCGTGTTTTTGTCGCTCGTGATACTCGTATCTCAGGTGAAATGTTAGAGTCAGCTTTAATTGCAGGTCTTTTATCTGTTGGGATTGAGGTTTATAAATTAGGTGTCCTTGCAACACCAGGAGTTTCTTATCTTGTTCGTACAGAAAAAGCTAGTGCTGGTGTCATGATTTCAGCTAGTCACAACCCTGCTTTAGATAATGGTATCAAATTTTTTGGTAACGACGGATTCAAATTAGCAGATGACCAAGAATTGGAAATTGAAGCATTATTAGATGCAGACACAGATAATCTTCCACGCCCTAGTGCAGAAGGCCTTGGCACACTAGTTGACTACCCAGAGGGCCTACGTAAATATGAAAAGTTCTTAGTATCAACTGGTCTAGCACTTGATGGCATGAAAGTTGCTCTTGATACTGCAAATGGTGCAGCATCAGTGTCAGCGCGTGATATTTTCTTAGATTTAGAAGCTGAAATTACTGTGATTGGTGAAGAACCAAATGGTCTTAATATCAATGACGGTATTGGCTCAACACATCCTGAAAAATTGCAAGAGTTAGTTATTGAGTCAGGTTCAGATATTGGATTAGCTTTTGATGGGGATAGTGATCGTTTGATTGCTGTTGATGAGAATGGCCAAATTGTTGATGGAGATAAAATTATGTTCATCATTGGTAAATACTTGTCAGAAAAAGGAATGCTAGCTAAAAACACTATTGTAACAACTGTTATGTCAAACCTTGGTTTCCATAAAGCACTTGATGAACATGGCATTAACAAAGCTATTACGGCTGTTGGTGACCGTTATGTTGTAGAAGAAATGCGTCAGTCAGAATTCAATCTTGGTGGAGAACAATCAGGTCATGTTATTATCATGGACTACAATACTACTGGTGATGGGCAATTGACTGCTATTCAATTAACTAAAGTCATGAAAGAAACAGGCAGAAGCCTATCTGATTTAGCTTCTGATGTAACTATTTACCCACAAAAATTGGTAAACATCCGTGTTGAAAATAGCATGAAAGAAAAAGCTATGGAAGTGCCTGAAATTGCTGCTATCATTGGTAAAATGGAAGAAGAAATGCAAGGCAATGGCCGTATTTTAGTAAGACCAAGTGGAACAGAGCCGCTCTTACGTGTCATGGCAGAAGCACCAACCGACGAAGCAGTTGATTATTATGTTGATACCATTGCTGATGTTGTGCGTTCTGAAATTGGAATTGATTAA
- a CDS encoding GNAT family N-acetyltransferase: MNQNQQDFEQGLDSPCHKLFTEMIPEFQEGYLSYVFQTEKKDIQKRRIKNINKSFHRLITEPSFYLMPLSQESAEEIANKWHYQPPYDFYDMTADIEDYKEILSADKRGDHYFQVLRNGVLFGFVGFFKRHDQLEIVLGMKPDYVGKGYGRAFFQAIEDYAKLQFAAKCHVLKVADFNKRAKHLYCQMGYKGVTVYNQKTNGSAYPFVRMEKWFSEKE; this comes from the coding sequence ATGAACCAAAACCAACAAGATTTTGAACAAGGTTTGGACAGCCCTTGTCATAAGTTATTTACTGAGATGATTCCAGAATTTCAAGAAGGCTACCTTTCTTATGTTTTCCAAACTGAAAAAAAGGATATTCAAAAAAGGCGCATCAAAAATATCAATAAAAGTTTTCACCGCCTTATAACAGAGCCAAGCTTTTACCTTATGCCCTTGAGTCAGGAATCTGCTGAAGAGATTGCCAATAAATGGCATTATCAGCCTCCTTACGATTTTTATGATATGACTGCTGATATAGAAGATTATAAAGAGATACTCTCAGCTGATAAAAGAGGGGATCATTATTTTCAGGTTCTTCGCAATGGGGTTCTTTTTGGCTTTGTTGGCTTCTTTAAAAGACATGATCAACTGGAAATAGTTTTAGGGATGAAGCCAGACTATGTTGGAAAAGGGTACGGTCGAGCATTTTTTCAAGCAATTGAAGACTATGCCAAGCTGCAATTTGCTGCCAAATGTCATGTTCTAAAGGTGGCTGATTTTAATAAGAGGGCCAAACATCTTTATTGTCAAATGGGCTATAAAGGTGTGACGGTCTATAACCAAAAGACCAATGGGAGTGCTTATCCCTTTGTCAGAATGGAAAAATGGTTTTCAGAAAAGGAGTAG
- the hemW gene encoding radical SAM family heme chaperone HemW has protein sequence MLKKPSSAYIHIPFCTQICYYCDFSKVFIKNQPVDAYLQALIAEFRYYDVKKLRTLYIGGGTPTSITASQLDYLLTELSRELDLQMLEEFTIEANPGDLSPDKIEVLKASAVNRISLGVQTFNDKHLKQIGRSHNEAQIYSTISALKEAGFHNISIDLIYALPGQTLEQVKENVAKALALDIPHLSLYSLILEHHTVFMNKMRRGKLNLPTEDLEAEMFEYIIREMEANGFEHYEISNFSKPGFYSQHNLMYWNNDEYYGCGAGASGYLNGVRYRNRVPIQHYLKAVADGDARLSEEILSQKEMMEEEMFLGLRKKTGVSVTAFEEKFKCSFQELYGAVVSQLQEEGLLVNDDKVIRMTKKGLFLGDNVAEKFILE, from the coding sequence ATGTTAAAAAAACCAAGTTCAGCTTATATCCATATTCCTTTTTGCACACAGATTTGTTATTATTGTGATTTTTCAAAAGTTTTCATCAAAAACCAGCCTGTTGATGCCTATCTTCAGGCTCTTATTGCTGAATTTCGCTATTATGATGTCAAAAAGCTGCGCACCCTTTATATTGGTGGGGGAACACCGACTTCCATTACAGCTTCTCAATTAGATTATCTCTTGACAGAACTTAGTAGAGAATTGGACTTGCAAATGCTTGAGGAATTTACAATTGAAGCTAATCCTGGAGATTTAAGTCCTGATAAAATTGAAGTTTTGAAGGCTTCAGCAGTTAATCGCATTTCTCTAGGTGTTCAAACTTTTAATGATAAGCATTTAAAACAAATTGGAAGAAGTCATAATGAGGCGCAAATTTATTCAACGATTTCGGCCTTAAAGGAAGCTGGCTTTCATAATATTTCAATTGATTTGATTTATGCGCTACCAGGTCAAACACTTGAGCAAGTCAAAGAAAATGTGGCAAAAGCATTAGCACTTGATATTCCTCACCTTAGCCTTTATAGCCTTATTTTAGAGCATCACACTGTCTTTATGAATAAGATGCGCCGTGGCAAGTTAAACCTGCCAACGGAGGATTTAGAAGCTGAAATGTTTGAATATATTATCAGGGAAATGGAAGCCAATGGTTTTGAACATTACGAGATTTCAAATTTTTCTAAACCAGGATTTTACAGCCAGCATAATCTTATGTATTGGAATAATGATGAATATTATGGTTGTGGGGCTGGGGCATCAGGTTATTTAAATGGCGTTCGTTACCGAAACCGAGTTCCAATTCAACATTACCTTAAGGCTGTGGCTGATGGCGATGCGCGCTTAAGCGAGGAAATCCTCAGTCAAAAAGAAATGATGGAAGAGGAAATGTTTTTAGGCTTGCGCAAAAAAACAGGTGTATCGGTGACAGCTTTTGAAGAAAAGTTTAAATGCTCGTTTCAGGAGCTCTATGGTGCAGTTGTAAGTCAGCTACAAGAAGAAGGTTTGCTCGTTAATGATGATAAGGTCATTCGAATGACAAAAAAAGGTCTCTTTCTAGGAGACAATGTCGCTGAGAAATTTATATTAGAATAG
- a CDS encoding acyl-ACP thioesterase domain-containing protein, with protein MGLKYREQLRLSFDLCDVKCDVKLPLLLAYCMIISGKQSQQLGRSDAYVLDTYRFVWIITDHEFSFERIPKLHETITIETEALSYNKYFCYRQFTFFDQEGEKIGCLVTHFALMDFDTRKVAPIPEELVAIYQSEFSKKLRRTPRMQALQEAVEKDYNVRYYDIDLNGHVNNSKYLEWMYDVMGFAFLQSHRPKHIQVKYLKEVAPGGTVSSRYHLEDLKSYHEITSENAMNAQAIITWETITE; from the coding sequence ATGGGATTAAAATACCGAGAACAATTGAGGCTTTCTTTTGATTTGTGTGATGTTAAATGTGATGTTAAATTGCCTTTATTACTTGCCTATTGTATGATTATTTCTGGCAAGCAATCTCAGCAATTAGGACGAAGTGACGCTTATGTTCTAGATACCTATCGTTTTGTTTGGATTATCACAGACCATGAGTTTAGCTTTGAGCGAATTCCAAAATTGCATGAGACCATCACTATAGAAACAGAAGCCTTGTCTTATAATAAGTATTTTTGTTACCGTCAATTCACATTCTTTGACCAAGAGGGTGAAAAAATTGGCTGTTTGGTTACTCATTTTGCTTTGATGGATTTTGATACCCGTAAGGTCGCCCCAATTCCAGAAGAGTTAGTAGCCATTTATCAGTCTGAATTCAGTAAAAAACTGCGCCGTACACCAAGAATGCAGGCACTACAAGAAGCTGTTGAAAAAGACTATAATGTGAGGTATTATGATATCGACTTAAATGGACATGTTAATAATAGCAAGTATTTGGAGTGGATGTATGATGTGATGGGCTTTGCCTTTTTACAATCACATCGACCAAAACACATTCAAGTTAAATACCTCAAAGAAGTTGCCCCAGGTGGCACAGTTAGCTCTCGTTACCATTTAGAGGATTTAAAGTCTTACCATGAAATTACTTCGGAAAACGCCATGAATGCGCAAGCAATTATCACATGGGAAACAATCACAGAATAG